Within the Cyprinus carpio isolate SPL01 chromosome B18, ASM1834038v1, whole genome shotgun sequence genome, the region accAGGTGTAATAGATGCGGGAGTGTGCAGTGCTGGGgctacttcatggagaggtttgagaaccactgcactaggCTATATTTGAACCAATTTCTGCTAAATATTAACGCAGAACGTGCATTGATTAACGCTGACTATGCTATATCACTTTATTCAGGTTAATGATAACGAGACAACATTATATGTTTTTCGTGAGTTTAAGCCTCTTGTGTCCCTATTTATAGTATGCTGtccttactgtaaatatatttatatgttttaaggCTGGGTGATACATCAAACATTAGTGATAACAATCTCTATCAATGTTTTTGCTGATGTAAAGTTtgaaaatattgtgtatattgcGATACCGTTACAAGTTTAGCTTATAGTAAGCCAATTTCGCTTATGTTTCATGACTATAGAAGTCTAAATGAAAGGTAGTCAATTcttaaattgtgaaattttgcTCAAACATGTGCCAAATATGTTCCAAAAAAGGAAATGATCAACTGTGTTTGTTACAAAGTACCCATATGATCTCAAGATGTCATTGTTGTGCAAGCATTAAAGTTCACTGACAGTCAAGGCTCAGCTTTGGCTTGATTATCACTGTGTCATTGACTAGAGCTCTACATACAATATGAATCAAGTATGCTAGGGAGCCAACAATGGAAAACAGGAAGTCCAGCAGGATGAGGAAGAGGCCCTCAGGTGGAGGTGACTGTGCTGTGGATTAGTAAAACCATTTCCAGGAAAGCACAAGAAGAGGACACATAAACTTTATGAGCCAACTTCCAGATTCTGCTGCTGATGAGTCAAAGCAGTTACTTTCCAGCCTCTATTCATCACATATGGGGGTTCCATAACTAATAGCTAAAAATGTCACcatattagattaaatattaatcatttgCTGTAGAATGTAGGTCGTATATGTAACATCCTGTGAGTGTACAAATCATTTGAAAAGCAATGCAGATTTGCACATAGTTgaggaagaaataaataaataatttattgggTATGGAACTGAATAACAATTTGGGTCATGGATTTAGATCATATGCAAAAGCAAACCTCCAGCTCGTATTCAGATGCTGTCAATGTAACTACAGAGCCAGATTTCCTGGCAGTGGTTCTGAGGTCACTTGTCCTCCTTCTTCATGTCTCTCTGTGGGACCGCAGAGGTTCATACGAGGCATTTTCAAGATTTCCATCGTCTTTCAGACCACATTCTTTTCCTGCTATTAGAACAGACAACTGGACTTCAATGAGAATAACGATAGACCTCTTGTGGGGATATGAGAATATATCATTAGCCACAAATAACATTCATAATGCACAACCctttaattataaatacataagaGGAATTAAAGATTCCGTATATTgtctgtaattattaaaatatcttttgagATAAAAGATAAGAATGATGAAATGTAGAACTTCTTGCTCTCCTTTTCGACATGAAATAGCATGAACTTTATGATAGAAGTAGAATATTAACGTACTGTACTAGTACTTTCTAAAGGTTATTCTCTAACTGGGGTGTCAGCAATTAGAAACCTCACTTAGAGATCTCATGTTAACCAATAGCGCCCTCCTCAGGTTACAACTTTCAATGCAGTCTCAACAGCAAGAATTAGGCTAATAAAATTGTTGTATAAACTTCCTATGGCATATAAACGTTTGGAGCCAGCAGGACTTTAATACTGTAAGAAGTTAATACTtcttattcagcaatgatgcgttaaatcaatcaaaagtgactgtaaagacttcTATATTGACACCAAAAATAATCAAAGAATCCTCAGaaaattttcacacacacaaaaaaaacatgacactAGAAACGGTTGAACAtacagcttttccatcacagaaatacatttttaaaatatattttaaaagaatatatgaaaaatgttaagtatttactgtatttctaatcaaataaatgtagccttggtgaacataagagattcTATTCAGTAACAAAAAAAGGCATTTCATTACAATTAACTATTTAATGGAAGGAAGATAATCTctaggagaaagaaagaaagtttggtCTCTCATGACGTTACATTGAGACTGAAATGATCAAAGATTAAAAGACACCCACTCAATGACAAATCACAAAGGAAATCACACATACTGTGTCCAAGTTTTCTTTTAATCCAACTTATAGCTATTGCATAGACATGTTTTGTACTACTTAAGTCTCTGGAAAAACTTACTACATAAACATGGATTCCCACTTAAACAGAAAATCTAGTATAATAATGTAGGAAAAAAGCCCTTCATCTTCACTTTACCTCGGAAATACAGTTATACAAATATTGgtcaatttctgaaaaaaatactttcagtaTCTAAACTAGAGTTCTAGGAGACAGCTtcttaacaaaatacaaaaaaggcaTAAAAAGTATTCATAATCTTGAAATGTGAAAAATCATAAAGAGAAATGACTAATTTCTCTGTCTCTTCTAGGTCTATCACATTACCATACAAATGGCAGTTTGTTTTAAAGGACAGAGCTAGAAAGATTTCTTATCGAAAAGCAAAGTGTTTGGAAACAGCCTTACAGACACGACTTGATCATTCTTTTCTCTTATCTTCTTAAGAAGAAGCTTCGATTGCTTCTTTTCTGAACTAACACTAACACGGCCCAGAGAACAAATACTGATATAAACAACACCAGGCTTACTTAACTCAAAAAGCTGACATTGTTTACATCAACTTCACTCGAAATAAAACCATAGACGAAACGCAAAGATTAAAAAGTCTCACATAACTTCATCACACAAGACCTCTTTTGGTTTAGCTGAAATGGGTCAGTAACAGGAAGACAGATGTTACGTCTGTGGAATTTGCTGTGGTGCTGCAGGCTACAGCTGAAGCTGGTCTGTATCTGATGCCTGTTACAGATTTAATTCAACAGCCGTTTTACCCACACCAGCACAGCAAGGATCTGTGGGATACGTGCCCAACCTAAATCCACATACACACCCTGATCCACAGAGCGACGCAGGCCGACTCACATGTAAACCACAAGAAAGGCTACACTACGCCGTTCTAGCCTCAGACTTGTCATTTGCCCTAGCATTCCTCAACCGCAGCCATCTTTACCCACACCACACCTGCCTCCGCCCTGAGTGACCCAGCCCCGGCTAATAACACTTCACTCACATACAGAAAAGCCATCATTAAGTGCTGCCGTAACTAGGATGTAGTTCTTCAGTAAGAATAAACCTCACTGAAGTGTGTCAAtcgtatttatatacacataactGAACTGAAAGTACACAATtctcatacaaataaaaaatgataataggtaaaaaaaaaaaaaaaaaagtgttgattttcccctctagattataaaaatattttaaaagtagctAATAGCTCTTTGCCTTTTCAAACTCTCTATTCACTAAAGTGCTCTCAGATTCGACTAACAATATAAAGCATAAATGCAACAGtcagtgtacagtatatgtatctATACACACGAGAGAAACCTTACATAAAGCTATTCAGACCCTGCAGAGCACTAACAAGAAAAAGATCACtagtttctttaaaagaaaaagataaaagaatTCTCAACGGAAAACGCTGATCTTAAACATGGGGATAATAAAGTgaagaacgtgtgtgtgtgtgtgtgtgtgtgggtgggtgggtgatCGGATGTCGTCTGGTCTGCTTTGTTCCAGTTGTTGTTGCTGGTGTGGAGAGGCGGTAACACTGGTGTTTTCTGATGTGTGACTGAGTCACTGAAAGGGGGTTTGCTCTCAGTATTTGGGTACTTTGGTGTAATCCTCCTGTTGGACACTTTTGCAGAGGCACATGGAAAGGATCATCCCTAAAAGCTGAAGTAAGCAGAGAAGACAGTGATCATAATCTGGTTCTCCTTCTCtcgctcacatacacacacacacacacacacgtgcacgtgcacacacatgcagagaAATGCacaaagagacttctttcaaagacataaaTCAAACCCAATAAAAATGtggataatttttttctttttttttaatcatttaaattaaattttactcaAAATTAATATAGCTGAGTATAAGTAAAacagtttatgcaaaaaaatatttgggttttggtcatttttaaaaaaaaaaaaaaaaaaaaaagcataccaTGGTTGTGAAAATGAAGTGAGTAGGGAATAACCTTGAACTTGGAATGCATTTTACATGGCACGCTTTTAGATTTACCTCAGTCACTGCTATCGCAACACAGACTCCCAGAATAACTCCACAGTTCCTTAGGAGCCAGTCCTCCACACTAGATACACAACCCTGGACACAGGGAatagagaggaaaaaataattaaaaaaagatatgcaGGGTTTGGAAATGATCCTGAACAGACAGAGCTGTCCAAAGATAACATCAGAAGAGACAAACAGAACAAGCCAAACTCTAACTAGGGGAAAGAGAGTGAAAGTCTAGAACCCTCAGTGGTCCAGTTTACAGGAAACATTTTGATTTACAGTAAATTCTTTGTTCACTTATTCAAACAATGAGACTGGGTAAATCCTACAAATATTATACCGTTTTCAAATGAATTAAAGTGTTGGGAAAGTATTCAGTATCGCCCTTTAAATGTAAGTGGCCTGGTCTATAGTCCAGTTCATaggcaaatatgcaaatataaaggcaaaaataaaGTGGCAAATGCTTGAATGGGAACTTGGAAATATTGGCATGGAGTGAATGGTTTGCAGGCTGAGAAAAGCTGATATCCAGTCCACAAAGGAAACCCATATGTTGTGCTAAAAGcaaatggaaggagagagagaatgcGGCACAGATGGAGATATGGAACACAAACACCAGGttacataaaagatattttgagaaatgtctcccTTTTTTTATCCATGGAATGGAAATCAATGGTCAACAAAATTCTTTAGATAGCAACACTCTAACAGGTTCTGAATGATACGAGGGTGAATGAATGAGCATTAACTATCCTTTAATATAGgaatatgctgtatgtgtgtaccGTAGTGAAGACAGGCCAATCATTGGACAAAGACGGACACAGGCCTGTTTCTTTTATATATGTGCCACTGATGGATTCATTTCTGCAGGAACATGGATATAGAATCTGAGAACTGTTCTTTTGACTCTTTATCACCAGATTCTCTGTCCAGTTAGACGGTCCAGTCCAACCACAGCACTTCATCtgtgagagagaggggaaaaaagcagGAAAgaattttatattacagtataaacAACGACAACATAAAAATCTAGACACATTGTTGCAGAAAACCTAGATGAAAATCACCTGAAAAAAAGCTGCTTgttaaacaagagaaaaaaaacacgaGAAAAGTCCTAGAAACATAATCGTCTGACATTTCTGAGATGCGCGTCAGATATTACTGTAAGTTCACTGTAAGAGACTGCGGGAATGATGGAAAAAGTCAGTGAGGGAGGAAATGGCAGACAATAGCTGAAGGAAAAGCTCACCGTTCTCTGGAGGTAGTCCCAGGCTTGCTCAGATGTCTTGTTATAACCGGTGTAGTTCACCAGAACCGTGTTCACAATAGTGGACATCTCatgtttcagctaaaaataaGCACATGGAGACATGTTAGGATGCATCTGTGATTTACACTTTGTTGTCAACTGAAAACCACTCACTGTTATAACACTAACTGTTATCTGAGATTTCAACAACAA harbors:
- the LOC109080741 gene encoding CD82 antigen-like, with the protein product MGKGCIAATKYFLFLFNLLFFIFGAVIMGFGLWVILDNQSFITVLHESSTTLKVGAYILIGIGSLSMLMGFLGCIGAIYEVRCLLGLYFTCLILILIAQVTAAVIIYFQRDLLKHEMSTIVNTVLVNYTGYNKTSEQAWDYLQRTMKCCGWTGPSNWTENLVIKSQKNSSQILYPCSCRNESISGTYIKETGLCPSLSNDWPVFTTGCVSSVEDWLLRNCGVILGVCVAIAVTELLGMILSMCLCKSVQQEDYTKVPKY